The Sulfurimonas lithotrophica genome includes a region encoding these proteins:
- a CDS encoding BCCT family transporter translates to MEESEASKSRESTILKPVFYPSVAVIFIMVVFAVIDPQDVGEIFSSIKQFIAQKFGWLYMLSVGVFTFFVLFLALSPYGRFKLGPDQSKPNFSYSSWFAMLFSAGMGIGLMFWSVAEPVMHYTSPPIGDGGTMQAAKDAMKITFFHWGFHAWAIYAVVGLVLAYFSFRHGLPLSVRSALYPLVGKKIYGSIGHTVDTVAVLGTILGVATSLGLGVMQVNAGLNYLFDITISTSVQVVLIAIITAMATVSVVLGLEGGIKKLSNLNLYLAASLLLFVLLAGPTFFLLDAWLQNIGNYLSDIVYMTFNQYAYNDTKWMSSWTLFYWAWWIAWAPFVGMFIARVSRGRTIREFVFGVMFVPVGFTFIWMTVFGNTALDAIMNNGFVALSEAVSADVSTALFKFLEHFPMSSFVSVVAMILVITFFVTSSDSGSLVVDTIASKTKLEAPVWQRIFWAVLEGVVAATLLLAGGLGALQSASITIALPFAVIMLIASWGLYRALHLESTRYESLQHHMNAGRHGKISGTWKSRLSRIVSYPSMQETKRFISEDVMNAMKLVKDELNTHYWDVEIIHDNKNSVSFFKAEHSGDMDFIYEVRAKKYDTPEYAFPESINPTQEQHEYARAEVYLQDGNKAYDIYGYDEEVIATDIIDQFEKHRHFLHNTAGLSPAIPID, encoded by the coding sequence ATGGAAGAATCAGAGGCCAGTAAGTCGAGAGAATCGACTATATTAAAACCGGTATTTTATCCATCTGTTGCAGTTATTTTTATAATGGTTGTTTTTGCTGTTATAGACCCTCAGGATGTAGGTGAAATATTTAGTAGTATAAAACAATTTATAGCCCAGAAGTTCGGCTGGTTATATATGTTAAGTGTTGGTGTTTTTACCTTTTTCGTGTTATTTTTAGCTCTCTCTCCATATGGTCGTTTTAAATTAGGACCGGATCAGTCAAAACCAAATTTTTCTTATTCGTCATGGTTTGCAATGCTTTTTAGTGCAGGGATGGGGATAGGTTTGATGTTTTGGAGTGTAGCCGAACCTGTTATGCATTATACATCACCGCCTATTGGTGATGGTGGAACTATGCAAGCGGCTAAAGATGCTATGAAGATTACTTTTTTTCATTGGGGATTTCATGCTTGGGCTATTTATGCAGTTGTGGGATTGGTTTTAGCTTATTTTTCTTTTCGTCATGGATTGCCGCTTTCTGTGCGTTCAGCACTTTATCCTTTAGTCGGTAAAAAAATTTACGGCTCTATAGGGCACACTGTAGATACGGTAGCAGTACTTGGGACCATCTTAGGGGTAGCTACATCTCTTGGTCTTGGAGTAATGCAGGTAAATGCAGGACTAAATTATCTTTTTGATATAACTATCAGTACGAGCGTACAAGTAGTATTAATAGCTATAATCACTGCTATGGCTACTGTATCTGTAGTGCTTGGTTTGGAAGGCGGTATAAAAAAACTCTCAAACTTGAATCTATATTTGGCAGCTAGTTTGTTGCTTTTTGTACTTTTAGCCGGACCTACATTCTTTTTACTAGATGCATGGCTGCAAAATATTGGTAATTATCTATCTGATATTGTATATATGACTTTTAATCAGTATGCGTATAATGATACAAAATGGATGAGTTCATGGACTTTATTTTACTGGGCTTGGTGGATAGCATGGGCTCCTTTTGTCGGAATGTTTATAGCTAGAGTATCTCGCGGTAGGACTATTCGTGAATTTGTCTTTGGTGTTATGTTTGTTCCTGTAGGATTTACATTTATTTGGATGACTGTTTTTGGGAATACTGCTTTGGATGCTATTATGAACAATGGTTTTGTAGCGCTTAGCGAAGCAGTATCTGCCGATGTTTCAACTGCACTTTTTAAATTCTTGGAACATTTTCCAATGTCAAGTTTTGTCTCCGTTGTTGCAATGATATTAGTTATAACTTTTTTTGTTACATCTTCAGATTCGGGTTCATTGGTAGTTGATACTATTGCTTCAAAAACAAAACTTGAAGCACCTGTCTGGCAACGTATATTTTGGGCTGTGCTAGAGGGTGTAGTAGCTGCAACTTTACTTCTGGCAGGCGGTCTTGGAGCTTTACAATCTGCTTCTATTACCATAGCTTTACCCTTTGCAGTGATAATGCTTATAGCTTCATGGGGACTTTACCGAGCTCTGCATCTGGAGAGCACACGTTATGAGAGTTTGCAACACCATATGAACGCAGGTAGGCACGGAAAGATTAGCGGGACATGGAAGTCACGTTTAAGCAGGATAGTCAGTTATCCCTCGATGCAAGAGACAAAAAGATTTATTTCCGAAGATGTAATGAATGCTATGAAGCTTGTAAAAGATGAACTAAATACACATTACTGGGATGTTGAAATTATTCACGATAACAAAAATTCAGTATCTTTTTTCAAAGCGGAACATTCGGGAGATATGGACTTTATATATGAAGTCCGTGCCAAAAAATACGATACACCCGAATATGCTTTTCCCGAATCTATAAACCCGACACAAGAACAACATGAATATGCCAGAGCGGAAGTTTACTTACAAGACGGAAATAAAGCTTATGATATATACGGATATGATGAAGAGGTGATTGCTACGGATATTATAGACCAGTTTGAAAAACACCGTCACTTTTTACATAATACGGCAGGTTTAAGCCCTGCTATACCTATAGATTAA
- the cas9 gene encoding type II CRISPR RNA-guided endonuclease Cas9 (Cas9, originally named Csn1, is the large, multifunctional signature protein of type II CRISPR/Cas systems. It is well known even to general audiences because its RNA-guided endonuclease activity has made it a popular tool for custom editing of eukaryotic genomes.) has product MKRVLGLDIGVASIGFSLIDVLEKDGKTEFNNLTTNSIIFDVPELAEERRKGRSSRRLNDRKSRRKQHIRNLFFEHGLTDKSFVTEPSSYLNTLDVESDVYILREKALHQDLSKAEFIKALYSITTRRGYSNQFESTEQDENSAKENEKINGSISKNIQLIKEKGFILPTELLTYRRTQKEELGYQNIPVRNKGGNYTNSLNRKLHEDELKIVIFSQKDNRNIFASEEKCEKFYIAVRDVMMEQRPLKSFEDMVAYCSYFDKYHETPQKRMSLSSIYNIELTLKQSLSNYKTMDKKSGEIISLSKKQIDEVVAKWVNEPTSDKITFANIFTKTSLKNCKLNDVGGSAEVLNIKGFRELSAIFKQYNVDFYTEHRDFFEKALLILSYYKNISKRVEELQKSFTGKLEPKDEFINEVAKVSSIDGFGSFSVRFAKMVLEKMEQGNSFSEALESLGYFDKYLGMPAYDYLPPFNPTQADIKWLKENLSYFDTKHLYYKANSSKTVERIISVMRKLINDIIKKYGKIDEIAIEGGKELNSKKEEDKIKENQKDDKKINDEAKNLLKDKNIKDYDNPTKVRKAKMLIEQKYKCLYSNEPLTLKEALDEEECEIEHFIPRSHFWNNSQKNTILVLKKHNQNKTDVPPMEYLKQIGKWEDYKAAVHNSSMKESKKDWLTNEEKIEAIFDQDTNVFLANYLNDTRSSIKIIKNYLEHYLYPKTNRYGKDEQSNVRVVSAKAINELKHIWGIKELITSEDTGKKDRTTNYHHSIDALTVALCDKKGMFALHNFFKQKENKFKTKAMKENVSKNVPFTSEGETLHSFCSHLVEKYKNNELYVCPYNKIKTNKKGFKDGNKKLVVAQNSKGVKQLQELKNISLLPYDLLQEKKQLKVTDRTDEGVRMCVQEIVSQLDIFKQKGIREALPKYGEFLIAKRAEEEKFSVLEKELVNKQKADKKKEDVELSKQIDEIKSQLQSVRDEIAFSNCYFVTKNGTKQIVKGVKNLSDSETKASTVLIQNGNSILMEKLNIETFKQAQEEGHPFVCKENDYTVSVDIYSSSKHQIIGLKYFRSIENDIEPNFKESFQNIDKQYEFSIHKGEVVVILDEKEKVQYLAVANGGGQIAGTNHKIQIENINTNGVVAVTINKKTIIKKAKIDFYGNFQIG; this is encoded by the coding sequence ATGAAGAGAGTATTGGGTTTAGATATAGGTGTTGCAAGTATAGGCTTTTCATTAATAGATGTGTTGGAAAAAGATGGAAAAACTGAATTTAATAATCTTACAACAAATAGTATTATTTTTGATGTTCCAGAACTTGCAGAAGAGAGACGTAAAGGGCGTTCTTCGAGAAGATTGAACGATAGAAAAAGCAGAAGAAAACAACATATACGTAATTTATTCTTTGAACATGGTTTAACAGATAAATCTTTTGTTACTGAGCCAAGTAGTTACTTGAATACTTTAGATGTAGAGAGTGATGTTTATATTCTAAGAGAAAAGGCATTACATCAAGATTTATCTAAAGCAGAGTTTATCAAAGCACTTTATAGCATAACTACAAGGCGTGGGTATTCAAATCAATTTGAATCGACCGAGCAAGATGAAAATAGTGCAAAAGAAAATGAAAAAATCAATGGCTCCATAAGTAAAAACATACAGCTAATCAAAGAAAAAGGTTTCATCCTCCCTACTGAACTTTTAACATATAGACGTACTCAAAAAGAAGAACTTGGATACCAAAACATTCCTGTACGCAATAAAGGCGGTAATTATACAAATTCACTCAATAGAAAACTCCATGAAGATGAATTAAAAATCGTAATTTTCAGTCAAAAAGATAATAGAAATATTTTTGCAAGTGAAGAGAAATGTGAAAAGTTTTATATCGCGGTAAGAGATGTAATGATGGAACAACGACCGCTTAAAAGTTTTGAAGATATGGTTGCATATTGCAGTTATTTTGACAAATATCACGAAACACCGCAAAAGAGAATGTCTCTTTCAAGTATTTACAATATAGAACTCACTTTAAAACAATCTCTCAGCAATTATAAAACTATGGATAAAAAAAGTGGTGAGATAATTTCTTTGTCAAAAAAGCAAATTGATGAGGTGGTTGCAAAATGGGTTAATGAGCCGACAAGCGATAAGATCACATTTGCAAATATTTTTACAAAAACAAGTTTGAAAAACTGTAAACTTAATGATGTTGGTGGAAGTGCAGAAGTACTGAACATCAAAGGATTTAGAGAACTATCTGCTATTTTCAAGCAGTATAATGTGGATTTTTATACTGAGCATAGAGATTTTTTTGAAAAAGCACTTCTTATTTTGAGTTACTATAAAAATATTTCTAAAAGAGTTGAAGAGTTACAAAAATCTTTTACTGGAAAATTGGAGCCAAAAGATGAATTCATTAATGAAGTTGCAAAAGTATCTTCCATAGATGGATTCGGTTCTTTTTCAGTTCGTTTTGCAAAAATGGTTTTAGAAAAAATGGAACAGGGGAATTCATTTTCGGAGGCTCTTGAGAGTTTGGGTTATTTTGATAAATATCTTGGTATGCCAGCTTATGATTACTTACCACCGTTTAACCCTACACAAGCAGATATAAAATGGTTAAAAGAGAATCTCTCTTACTTTGATACAAAGCATCTGTACTATAAAGCAAACAGTTCAAAAACAGTTGAACGAATTATCTCGGTAATGAGAAAACTTATCAATGACATAATAAAAAAATATGGGAAAATTGATGAGATAGCGATAGAAGGTGGAAAAGAGCTTAACAGTAAAAAAGAAGAAGATAAAATTAAAGAAAACCAAAAAGACGATAAAAAGATCAACGATGAGGCAAAAAATCTTTTAAAAGACAAGAATATCAAAGATTATGATAACCCTACAAAAGTTAGAAAAGCTAAAATGCTTATTGAACAAAAATATAAATGTCTTTACAGCAACGAACCGCTAACCCTCAAAGAGGCATTAGATGAAGAAGAATGTGAAATTGAACATTTTATTCCACGTTCCCATTTTTGGAACAACTCTCAAAAAAACACCATTCTCGTCCTTAAAAAGCATAATCAAAACAAAACTGATGTACCACCTATGGAGTATCTAAAACAGATAGGAAAGTGGGAAGATTATAAAGCAGCTGTTCATAACAGCTCGATGAAAGAGAGTAAAAAAGATTGGCTCACAAATGAAGAAAAAATAGAAGCTATTTTTGATCAAGATACTAATGTTTTTCTAGCAAACTATCTAAATGATACACGTTCAAGTATAAAGATTATCAAAAACTACCTTGAACATTATCTCTATCCTAAAACGAATCGTTACGGAAAAGATGAACAAAGCAATGTACGGGTTGTGAGTGCAAAAGCAATTAATGAACTAAAACATATTTGGGGAATCAAGGAACTAATTACCTCAGAAGATACAGGAAAAAAAGACAGAACGACTAACTATCATCACAGTATAGATGCTTTAACAGTTGCTTTGTGTGATAAAAAAGGGATGTTTGCTTTACATAACTTTTTCAAACAAAAAGAAAATAAGTTTAAAACAAAAGCTATGAAAGAGAATGTTTCCAAGAATGTTCCTTTTACAAGTGAAGGGGAAACTCTACACTCTTTCTGTAGTCATTTAGTGGAAAAATATAAGAACAATGAACTCTATGTATGTCCATATAACAAGATTAAGACAAATAAAAAAGGTTTTAAAGATGGAAACAAAAAGCTTGTAGTGGCACAAAATTCTAAAGGGGTTAAACAGCTTCAAGAATTAAAAAATATCAGCTTACTTCCTTATGACCTTCTTCAGGAGAAGAAACAGCTAAAAGTGACAGATAGAACAGATGAGGGTGTAAGAATGTGTGTTCAAGAAATTGTATCGCAACTTGATATTTTTAAACAAAAAGGGATTAGAGAGGCTTTACCAAAATATGGCGAATTTTTGATTGCAAAAAGGGCAGAAGAAGAAAAATTTAGTGTACTAGAAAAAGAGCTTGTGAATAAACAAAAAGCTGATAAAAAGAAAGAAGATGTGGAACTTTCTAAGCAGATAGATGAGATAAAATCACAACTTCAATCCGTTAGAGATGAAATAGCGTTTTCAAATTGTTATTTTGTAACGAAAAATGGAACCAAACAGATTGTTAAAGGTGTGAAAAATTTAAGTGATTCAGAAACAAAAGCGAGTACTGTACTGATTCAAAATGGCAATAGTATTTTAATGGAAAAATTGAATATAGAAACTTTTAAACAAGCGCAAGAAGAGGGGCACCCATTTGTATGTAAAGAGAATGATTATACAGTTTCTGTAGATATTTACAGTTCTTCTAAACATCAGATAATCGGACTTAAATATTTTAGATCTATAGAAAATGATATAGAACCAAATTTTAAGGAAAGTTTTCAAAATATAGATAAACAGTATGAGTTTTCTATACATAAAGGGGAAGTTGTCGTTATTTTAGATGAAAAAGAGAAAGTTCAGTATTTGGCGGTTGCTAATGGTGGAGGACAAATAGCTGGTACAAATCATAAGATACAAATTGAAAATATTAATACAAATGGTGTTGTAGCAGTAACTATCAATAAAAAAACAATCATAAAAAAAGCAAAAATTGACTTTTACGGAAATTTTCAGATTGGCTAA
- a CDS encoding cyclophilin-like fold protein, with amino-acid sequence MQITIESNGEKTIFELNDSDAAKELYTQLPLNIDVENFGSNEKIFYPPKKLSTSNTPPANAKNGTLAYYAPWGDVVMFYKDFGAAKGLYELGSCISACENIKNMSGTINIHK; translated from the coding sequence ATGCAAATCACGATAGAAAGCAATGGTGAAAAAACTATTTTTGAGCTAAATGATTCAGATGCGGCAAAAGAACTTTACACTCAACTTCCACTTAATATAGATGTGGAAAATTTTGGAAGTAATGAAAAGATATTTTATCCGCCAAAAAAACTATCTACGTCTAATACACCGCCAGCTAATGCAAAAAACGGAACTCTTGCATATTATGCGCCTTGGGGAGACGTAGTTATGTTTTATAAAGACTTTGGAGCTGCTAAAGGGTTATATGAACTTGGTAGCTGCATAAGTGCTTGTGAGAATATAAAAAATATGTCAGGTACTATAAATATACATAAGTAA
- a CDS encoding molybdopterin-dependent oxidoreductase: MKRRDFFKSSLVASAALMGSSLSAGVTHQPIDSRKVSKMAFPEKKPLITYSDRPPLLESPRSTFTQALTPNDEFFVRWHLPEIPTYIDPDKYTIHINGLVDKELHISLNDLKTNFEQVEVDAVLQCGGNSRSAFNPIAGGIQWGSGAMGCARWKGVRLSDILARAGLKKEAKFIGFNGEDKAAYYETPNFVREMELHELDDHVILAYEMNGEDLPYLNGYPLRLVIPGYYSDSWVKMISNITVTDKYRSLFFMDVAYRVPDNETESETPENRFKPTKPITTMNVKSVIGYPENGDKVYHNSHLVIRGVAWDDGHGIKAVKISTDEGKTWEDALIKKAGRYAFQAFRFAYKPTKYGKVKIMAKTIDNLGNEQPLAKNVLWNHGGYKYNGIDEVTIEVI, encoded by the coding sequence ATGAAAAGAAGAGATTTTTTTAAATCATCTCTTGTAGCATCGGCTGCACTTATGGGAAGCTCTTTAAGTGCAGGTGTTACACATCAACCTATAGATTCCAGAAAAGTTTCAAAAATGGCTTTTCCTGAGAAGAAACCTCTTATAACTTATTCTGACAGACCACCTCTTTTAGAATCGCCAAGAAGTACTTTTACTCAGGCTTTAACTCCAAATGACGAGTTTTTTGTAAGATGGCATCTTCCGGAGATTCCGACATATATCGATCCTGATAAATATACTATCCATATCAACGGTTTAGTAGATAAAGAGTTACATATATCTCTAAACGATTTAAAAACTAATTTTGAACAAGTTGAAGTAGATGCAGTACTACAATGCGGCGGGAACTCAAGAAGTGCTTTTAATCCGATCGCCGGCGGTATTCAATGGGGAAGCGGTGCTATGGGCTGTGCTAGATGGAAAGGTGTTAGACTCTCAGACATCCTAGCTCGTGCAGGACTTAAAAAAGAAGCAAAATTTATTGGTTTTAACGGTGAAGATAAAGCAGCTTACTATGAAACACCGAACTTTGTACGTGAAATGGAACTTCACGAATTGGACGATCACGTTATTTTAGCATATGAGATGAACGGTGAAGACCTGCCTTACCTAAACGGATATCCTTTACGTTTAGTAATTCCGGGTTATTACTCAGACAGCTGGGTAAAAATGATTAGTAATATCACAGTTACAGATAAGTATAGATCTCTGTTTTTTATGGATGTAGCTTACCGTGTACCTGATAATGAAACTGAGAGTGAAACTCCTGAGAACAGATTTAAGCCAACTAAACCTATTACGACTATGAACGTAAAATCGGTTATAGGTTACCCTGAGAACGGTGACAAAGTTTATCATAACTCACACCTAGTTATACGCGGTGTTGCATGGGATGACGGTCACGGTATTAAAGCTGTTAAAATCTCAACCGATGAGGGTAAAACTTGGGAAGATGCGCTAATCAAAAAAGCAGGACGTTACGCATTTCAAGCGTTTAGATTTGCTTACAAGCCGACTAAATACGGCAAAGTAAAAATAATGGCTAAAACAATCGATAACTTAGGCAACGAGCAGCCATTGGCTAAAAACGTACTTTGGAACCACGGCGGATACAAATACAACGGTATCGACGAAGTTACGATAGAAGTGATATAG
- a CDS encoding MarR family winged helix-turn-helix transcriptional regulator, protein MKKEEFNLSESYGYHFNIIFTNIKRMMESRLKIYDATHLQFSILVNLYKNNVKTQKEMLKYVNGDEASITRLIDRLESKGLIKRVKSTEDKRKKHLVLTHSGVSLAKKTIACAQEVNQEIIKDLDKDEAKKLLELLQKVHLSLDKLE, encoded by the coding sequence ATGAAAAAAGAGGAATTTAATTTATCAGAATCTTACGGCTACCACTTCAATATTATATTTACAAATATAAAAAGGATGATGGAGAGCAGGTTGAAAATTTATGATGCGACACATTTACAGTTTAGTATCCTTGTGAATCTATATAAAAACAATGTAAAAACTCAAAAAGAGATGCTTAAATATGTTAACGGTGATGAAGCAAGTATTACAAGGCTTATAGATAGACTCGAATCAAAGGGTTTGATTAAAAGGGTAAAATCAACAGAGGACAAAAGAAAAAAGCATCTGGTTTTAACCCATAGCGGAGTATCATTGGCAAAAAAAACTATTGCCTGTGCTCAAGAAGTAAACCAAGAGATTATTAAAGATTTGGATAAAGATGAAGCTAAGAAGCTTTTAGAGTTACTTCAAAAGGTGCATCTCTCTTTAGACAAATTAGAATAA
- a CDS encoding AraC family transcriptional regulator: protein MHSNLEKLRSEMIDFLSATYPLEGDVQSEISNLDFFFSKSPTQQINILYEPSLCVILQGHKAVGFGDETLSYDNEEYLISSTHLPAKMKILEASEDKPYMSLRVKFSLEDIYELLKTLKPHEEKLDKNAQKGLYFGDMDIELYESIHRFIMLLKRPKEDIEYLSPLLVKEILYNLVKSKGGTFLRKFSQAGTTSNKITKVISQIKENFDEKLNIKELAYSVDMSESSLYQHFKTITTMSPIQFQKNLRLEEAKQLLLLKDIEISEAAFQVGYESPSQFSREFSRMFGLSPKAYILKNNIQN from the coding sequence ATGCATAGCAATTTAGAAAAGTTAAGATCTGAAATGATTGATTTTTTAAGTGCAACATATCCACTAGAAGGCGATGTTCAAAGTGAGATTTCAAATCTTGATTTTTTCTTCTCAAAATCTCCAACCCAGCAGATAAACATCTTGTATGAGCCATCGCTTTGTGTTATTTTGCAAGGGCATAAAGCTGTTGGTTTTGGAGATGAAACACTTAGTTATGATAATGAAGAGTATTTGATATCCTCTACGCATCTACCTGCTAAAATGAAAATTTTAGAGGCATCAGAAGATAAACCGTATATGTCGCTTAGAGTAAAATTCTCTTTAGAAGATATATATGAACTTCTAAAAACTTTAAAACCACATGAGGAAAAACTAGATAAAAATGCGCAAAAAGGTTTGTACTTCGGTGATATGGATATTGAACTGTACGAGTCTATTCATAGGTTTATCATGCTTCTTAAAAGACCAAAAGAGGATATTGAGTATCTTTCACCGCTTTTGGTCAAGGAGATACTTTATAATTTGGTTAAAAGTAAAGGCGGAACTTTTTTAAGAAAGTTTTCACAAGCGGGAACTACCTCAAATAAAATAACAAAAGTTATATCGCAAATCAAAGAAAACTTTGATGAAAAGTTAAATATAAAAGAGTTGGCATATAGTGTAGATATGAGTGAGTCATCGCTGTACCAGCACTTTAAAACCATAACAACGATGTCGCCTATTCAGTTTCAAAAAAACCTTAGACTTGAAGAAGCGAAACAACTTTTACTTTTAAAAGATATTGAAATAAGTGAAGCCGCATTTCAAGTAGGGTATGAATCTCCCTCGCAGTTTAGCAGAGAGTTTTCCAGAATGTTTGGTTTATCTCCAAAGGCATATATCCTTAAAAATAATATCCAAAATTGA
- a CDS encoding sulfite:cytochrome C oxidoreductase subunit B: MKNILTKTLITATLSAAPLLAQVKGDVAVPYIPYEIKMGKGFDAVQANCLMCHSFGYIINQGPQSYEFWVKKTQKMIVHFKAPISKEDAKAVNDYLFEHYGNGKLK, encoded by the coding sequence ATGAAAAATATTTTAACAAAAACTTTAATAACAGCAACACTTAGTGCAGCTCCACTTCTAGCTCAGGTAAAAGGCGACGTTGCAGTACCTTATATCCCGTATGAAATTAAAATGGGTAAGGGTTTTGATGCCGTTCAGGCAAACTGTCTAATGTGTCACTCTTTTGGTTACATCATAAACCAAGGTCCACAGTCTTATGAATTCTGGGTTAAAAAAACACAGAAGATGATTGTACACTTTAAAGCTCCAATTTCAAAAGAGGATGCTAAAGCTGTAAATGATTATCTATTTGAACACTACGGAAACGGTAAACTAAAATAA
- a CDS encoding SDR family NAD(P)-dependent oxidoreductase: MSKKNVLITGGARGIGAATAKELGAQGYRVFINYVNSTQVANELVDEINSNGGEAYAIQADVRVDTQVESMFDDIESKYGGVDILVSNANMNFTQKPFVEQTWDEFSQKLNDEMHAAYVSAKYATTSMIKKKFGRLVFISSTLSESPAPSFIAHGSAKGALDTFSKYLAQELGAHGITSNIIAPGLVLTDATSQAPDEFKEFIRSMTPTQTISKPEDVANAISFLVKDESAQVTGAYLSVSGGAYLS, translated from the coding sequence ATGTCTAAGAAAAATGTACTTATAACAGGTGGAGCAAGAGGTATAGGAGCTGCAACTGCAAAAGAACTTGGAGCTCAAGGGTATAGAGTATTTATAAACTATGTAAACTCTACACAAGTGGCAAACGAGTTAGTAGATGAAATAAATTCAAACGGCGGGGAAGCATATGCTATTCAAGCTGATGTCAGAGTTGACACGCAAGTTGAAAGTATGTTTGATGATATTGAATCTAAATACGGCGGTGTAGATATTTTGGTATCAAACGCAAACATGAACTTTACTCAAAAACCTTTTGTTGAGCAAACTTGGGATGAGTTTTCTCAAAAACTAAATGATGAGATGCATGCGGCATACGTATCTGCTAAATATGCAACAACTTCTATGATAAAGAAAAAATTCGGTCGTTTGGTGTTTATATCTAGTACTTTGTCCGAGAGTCCTGCACCTAGTTTTATAGCTCACGGTTCAGCCAAAGGGGCACTTGATACTTTTAGTAAATATCTTGCACAAGAGTTAGGAGCTCATGGGATTACATCAAATATCATTGCACCGGGATTGGTACTAACGGATGCAACAAGCCAAGCACCAGATGAATTTAAAGAATTCATACGTTCTATGACACCTACTCAGACAATCTCAAAACCTGAAGATGTGGCAAATGCTATAAGCTTTCTTGTTAAGGATGAAAGTGCCCAAGTTACGGGAGCTTATCTATCTGTAAGCGGTGGGGCTTATCTATCATAA
- a CDS encoding pirin family protein encodes MLLHKSKSDQQIQHLFNNSFTENKPIPFPEHNKHYAYSSLFYWAHLVAHESAEFPLHGHKGFEIMTFVLKGSLEHFDTATNVWTPIKQGGFQIIQAGSGVMHSERIVKGSEVFQIWFDPDFSKTLKTDPSYQDYTEDNLSIDNAENVKAIEYIGTKSDIEHQTADISIRREFFQKGTYTKKTGISYVYSIYVMEGEGSINKKSVVQDDFVVIDDTSSFVVDAKDELELFIIKSPKVLPYPRVKI; translated from the coding sequence ATGCTATTACATAAATCAAAATCAGACCAACAAATTCAACATCTTTTTAATAACAGTTTTACTGAGAACAAACCCATACCATTTCCTGAACATAATAAACACTATGCATATTCAAGCCTATTTTATTGGGCTCATTTAGTAGCTCATGAGAGTGCTGAATTTCCTCTACACGGGCATAAAGGTTTTGAGATAATGACCTTTGTTCTTAAGGGTTCTTTAGAACACTTTGATACGGCTACAAATGTATGGACACCAATTAAACAGGGTGGTTTTCAAATTATTCAAGCAGGAAGTGGCGTCATGCATTCTGAACGTATAGTCAAAGGATCTGAAGTATTTCAAATATGGTTCGATCCAGATTTTTCAAAAACACTTAAAACAGACCCAAGCTATCAAGACTATACTGAAGATAATCTAAGCATAGATAATGCTGAAAATGTTAAAGCTATTGAATATATCGGGACAAAAAGTGACATTGAACATCAAACTGCTGATATAAGCATACGTAGAGAGTTTTTTCAAAAAGGAACTTATACTAAAAAAACAGGTATATCATATGTATATTCTATTTATGTTATGGAGGGCGAAGGCAGCATAAATAAAAAATCTGTAGTACAAGATGATTTTGTAGTTATCGACGATACATCTTCTTTTGTTGTAGATGCAAAAGACGAGCTGGAGTTATTTATTATAAAGTCTCCAAAAGTGCTTCCCTACCCTAGAGTTAAAATATAA